One part of the Streptomyces lydicus genome encodes these proteins:
- a CDS encoding oligosaccharide flippase family protein, with product MPAPARAVDGGHGVATTARGSLFALAGSAANALFGFALVAVVTHGLGARGAGAVFTGVAAFTIVSNALKLGADTALVRFVSRDLEHTGGAGVPGLLRTAVLPTLLTSAAGAAVVLFSPGLAGRLLPDLATGQAVALLRLFAVFLPVTTVALVLLGATRGYGSVVPFVGVEQIGKPVLRVLLAVPLVLLVPTVTALSAAWLVPGVLGAVAACVSLRRSLRRHPGTGRPPSQAREFWAFAGPRAVSSVFDITAVWLGVILLSVLGTSAEAGVYTAIGRLITAGTLLQLAVRLAVAPQISRLTAGGDPHRAHHLHRLSTRWIALFSWPVFVLLAAFPHTVLSLFGAGFAGGAPGLVALAVACLVNVGVGNAQTVILMAGRSVWNLVVAGVAFAVQLGSGIWLVPRYGVLGAAVSWGLAIVVDNGASAWLARRRLGFRTVDRGYLLAALLGIGVVAPVAFVMRTLFGDGVPGALLGMVLSIGAFGALVWRYRLPLGVGEFFGVLRKRGSENSR from the coding sequence GTGCCGGCGCCCGCCCGGGCCGTGGACGGCGGGCACGGCGTCGCCACGACCGCGCGCGGCAGTCTGTTCGCGCTGGCCGGCTCGGCCGCGAACGCGCTCTTCGGGTTCGCCCTGGTCGCCGTGGTCACCCACGGGCTGGGGGCCCGCGGGGCGGGTGCGGTCTTCACCGGCGTCGCCGCCTTCACCATCGTCAGCAACGCCCTGAAGCTGGGCGCCGATACCGCCCTGGTCCGGTTCGTCTCGCGGGACCTGGAGCACACCGGTGGCGCCGGGGTGCCGGGGCTGTTGCGGACCGCCGTCCTGCCGACGCTGCTGACGAGCGCCGCCGGGGCGGCCGTGGTGCTGTTCTCCCCCGGTCTCGCCGGCCGGCTGCTGCCGGACCTGGCGACCGGGCAGGCGGTGGCGCTGCTGCGGCTGTTCGCGGTGTTCCTGCCGGTGACGACGGTCGCGCTGGTGCTGCTCGGCGCGACCCGGGGGTACGGCTCGGTGGTGCCGTTCGTGGGCGTGGAGCAGATCGGGAAGCCGGTGCTGCGGGTCCTGCTCGCGGTGCCGCTGGTGCTGCTCGTGCCGACGGTGACGGCGCTGTCCGCGGCATGGCTGGTACCGGGCGTGCTGGGGGCGGTGGCGGCGTGCGTGTCGCTGCGCAGGTCCCTGCGCAGGCACCCCGGCACCGGCCGACCGCCGTCGCAGGCACGGGAGTTCTGGGCGTTCGCGGGTCCGCGGGCGGTGTCCTCGGTCTTCGACATCACCGCCGTGTGGCTCGGGGTGATCCTGCTTTCGGTGCTGGGTACCAGCGCCGAGGCGGGGGTCTACACGGCGATCGGGCGGCTGATCACCGCCGGGACGCTGCTCCAGCTGGCCGTCCGGCTGGCGGTGGCCCCGCAGATCAGCCGGCTGACGGCGGGCGGCGACCCGCACCGGGCGCACCATCTGCACCGGTTGTCGACACGCTGGATCGCCCTCTTCTCCTGGCCGGTGTTCGTGCTCCTGGCGGCCTTTCCGCACACCGTGCTGTCGCTGTTCGGCGCGGGGTTCGCCGGTGGTGCGCCGGGACTGGTGGCGCTGGCCGTGGCCTGTCTGGTCAACGTCGGCGTGGGCAACGCGCAGACGGTGATCCTGATGGCCGGGCGGAGCGTGTGGAACCTCGTGGTGGCCGGCGTGGCGTTCGCGGTCCAACTGGGCAGCGGAATATGGCTGGTTCCGCGCTACGGAGTGCTGGGGGCGGCGGTCTCCTGGGGGCTGGCGATCGTCGTGGACAACGGTGCCTCGGCCTGGCTGGCCCGCCGTCGGCTGGGATTCCGGACCGTGGACCGCGGCTATCTGCTGGCCGCGCTGCTCGGCATCGGGGTGGTGGCGCCCGTCGCGTTCGTTATGCGGACGCTATTCGGCGACGGCGTTCCGGGTGCTCTCTTGGGAATGGTTTTGTCAATTGGGGCTTTCGGCGCGCTCGTCTGGCGCTATCGTTTGCCGCTGGGGGTAGGGGAGTTCTTCGGGGTGTTGCGCAAGCGCGGTTCGGAAAACTCTCGATGA
- a CDS encoding fibronectin type III domain-containing protein, producing the protein MRQRSRPVHLLLAAAVLGTASTALAVGPAQATGESTLTADPLATWQTDGIVWSLAYAKGIVYVGGTFEHIRPPGAAPGSGELARKNFAAFDAKTGQPLPCAPAFSGGSGTVRALKPSPDGSLLYIGGSFGKAGPVGRSNTAALNTADCTIGAEWQPTVSSTVRAIDVTDDAVYIGGGFDTVQGQTRERIAALRPNGALLPFKATVRGSSIPNDPTPGVNAITVAPKLNKVIIGGRFTSVNGSLFGVHALAGLDATTGRVVNSFSGWIPQRSAVKTLVNDGTNFYLGAEGTGGGVFDGRIAGRLSDGSQIWKDTCLGATQAVLPYKGVLYSGSHAHDCGSTPGGFPDIGNRQHFLAQSISDKTILPWFPDTNDGIGEQIGPRALTMADGVLWAGGEFTTVNDAPQQGLTRFAAAPDTGAPQVPLLSGASTARGKITLKWKASWDRDNGVLTYKIYRDGAYLTSLTKDSRYWNRPDMSFTDTVEPGAEHRYSLEVTDGTNVSGRNGPVYVTARN; encoded by the coding sequence GTGCGCCAAAGAAGCAGACCCGTCCATCTCTTGCTCGCGGCCGCGGTGCTGGGCACCGCCTCGACGGCACTCGCCGTCGGGCCCGCCCAGGCCACCGGCGAGTCCACGCTCACCGCCGATCCGCTGGCCACCTGGCAGACCGACGGCATCGTGTGGTCCCTGGCCTACGCCAAGGGCATCGTCTACGTGGGAGGCACCTTCGAGCACATCCGGCCGCCGGGCGCGGCCCCCGGCAGCGGTGAGCTCGCCCGGAAGAACTTCGCGGCCTTCGACGCCAAAACCGGCCAACCGCTGCCGTGCGCCCCGGCGTTCAGCGGCGGCTCGGGCACCGTACGGGCACTGAAGCCGTCGCCCGACGGCTCGCTGCTCTACATCGGCGGCTCGTTCGGCAAGGCGGGCCCGGTGGGGCGCTCCAACACCGCCGCGCTCAACACCGCCGACTGCACGATCGGCGCGGAGTGGCAGCCGACGGTCAGCTCGACCGTACGGGCCATCGACGTGACCGACGACGCGGTCTACATCGGCGGCGGCTTCGACACGGTCCAGGGCCAGACCCGGGAGCGGATCGCCGCGCTGCGACCCAATGGCGCCCTGCTGCCCTTCAAGGCGACGGTGCGCGGCTCGTCGATCCCCAACGACCCCACGCCGGGCGTCAACGCCATCACGGTGGCGCCGAAGCTCAACAAGGTCATCATCGGCGGCCGGTTCACCTCGGTGAACGGCAGCCTGTTCGGCGTGCACGCGCTGGCCGGGCTGGACGCGACCACCGGCAGGGTCGTGAACTCCTTCAGCGGCTGGATCCCTCAGCGGTCGGCGGTCAAGACGCTGGTCAACGACGGCACCAACTTCTACCTGGGTGCCGAGGGCACCGGCGGCGGCGTCTTCGACGGACGGATCGCCGGCCGGCTGTCGGACGGCTCGCAGATCTGGAAGGACACCTGCCTCGGGGCCACGCAGGCCGTGCTGCCCTACAAGGGCGTGCTCTACAGCGGCTCGCACGCGCACGACTGCGGCAGCACCCCGGGCGGCTTCCCGGACATCGGCAACCGCCAGCACTTCCTGGCCCAGTCGATCTCCGACAAGACGATCCTGCCGTGGTTCCCGGACACCAACGACGGGATCGGCGAGCAGATCGGCCCGCGCGCGCTGACCATGGCCGACGGCGTCCTGTGGGCGGGTGGTGAGTTCACCACCGTCAACGACGCGCCGCAGCAGGGTCTGACCAGGTTCGCGGCGGCGCCGGACACCGGCGCGCCGCAGGTGCCGCTGCTCAGCGGTGCGAGCACGGCGCGGGGCAAGATCACGCTCAAGTGGAAGGCTTCGTGGGACCGGGACAACGGCGTGCTGACCTACAAGATCTACCGGGACGGCGCGTATCTGACCTCGCTGACCAAGGATTCGCGCTACTGGAACCGGCCCGACATGAGCTTCACGGACACCGTGGAGCCGGGCGCGGAGCACCGTTACTCCCTGGAGGTGACCGACGGCACCAACGTCTCGGGCCGCAACGGGCCGGTCTACGTGACCGCCAGGAACTGA
- a CDS encoding adenylyltransferase/cytidyltransferase family protein, with product MTHRVGYAPGVYDLFHVGHLNILRHAKSQCDYLVAGVVSDEMAVQAKGKAPVIPLTERLEIVRSVRFVDAAFVETVPDKLETWQQVRFDVIFKGDDWRGTSKGDKLERDFATVGVEVIYFPYTVHTSSTLLRQALDGLANSA from the coding sequence ATGACGCACCGAGTAGGTTATGCACCCGGGGTCTACGACCTCTTCCACGTGGGGCATCTGAACATTCTCCGGCATGCCAAGAGCCAGTGCGACTATCTGGTGGCCGGTGTCGTCTCGGACGAAATGGCCGTGCAGGCGAAAGGCAAGGCACCGGTCATTCCGCTCACCGAACGGCTGGAGATCGTGCGCAGTGTCCGTTTCGTGGACGCGGCGTTCGTGGAGACGGTGCCCGACAAATTGGAGACCTGGCAGCAGGTGCGGTTCGACGTCATCTTCAAGGGCGACGACTGGCGGGGGACGAGCAAGGGCGACAAGCTCGAACGGGATTTCGCGACGGTCGGCGTCGAGGTGATCTATTTCCCGTACACCGTGCACACGTCGAGCACCCTGCTGCGTCAGGCGCTCGACGGGCTGGCGAATTCCGCGTGA
- a CDS encoding CDP-alcohol phosphatidyltransferase family protein — MSQFGYAIRELSAAQKTAKGVSLYSRYVNRPAGRVLAAAGYTAKLRPNHITLISAAFTFAGVAMIAALRPTPAAALGIFAALVIGFALDSADGQLARLTGTGSAAGEWLDHVVDCAKMLAVHMAVLVSFYRHFGFSDPVLLFVPVAFQFAAVMVFFGGILTEQLKRAQRLRNGETGPASAGVSTLRSMALLPVDYGVFCAVFLLFGSRDLFVVLYCVLLAAHVLFMVAFLVKWYRELSVPGR, encoded by the coding sequence ATGAGCCAGTTCGGATATGCGATCAGAGAACTCTCGGCGGCCCAGAAGACCGCGAAGGGAGTGTCCCTGTACTCGCGCTATGTGAATCGTCCGGCCGGCCGGGTACTGGCCGCCGCCGGCTACACCGCCAAACTGAGGCCCAATCACATCACGCTGATCAGTGCGGCGTTCACCTTCGCCGGTGTGGCGATGATTGCCGCGCTGCGACCCACGCCCGCCGCGGCGCTCGGCATTTTCGCGGCGCTGGTCATCGGTTTCGCACTCGACTCGGCCGACGGGCAACTCGCCCGGCTGACCGGCACCGGCAGTGCCGCGGGGGAGTGGCTGGACCACGTGGTCGACTGCGCGAAGATGCTGGCCGTCCACATGGCTGTACTCGTCTCGTTCTACCGCCACTTCGGATTCTCCGACCCCGTCCTGCTGTTCGTCCCCGTCGCCTTCCAATTCGCCGCGGTGATGGTCTTCTTCGGCGGCATCCTCACCGAACAGCTCAAGCGGGCCCAGCGGCTGCGGAACGGGGAAACCGGTCCGGCGTCCGCCGGGGTCTCCACGCTGCGCTCGATGGCCCTGCTGCCGGTCGACTACGGGGTGTTCTGTGCGGTGTTCCTGCTGTTCGGCAGCCGTGACCTCTTCGTGGTCCTGTACTGCGTCCTGCTCGCCGCGCACGTCCTCTTCATGGTGGCTTTCCTCGTGAAGTGGTACCGCGAACTGTCCGTCCCCGGCCGCTGA
- a CDS encoding glycosyl hydrolase family 28-related protein, translated as MAGRISPSNGAATRRTVVAGAAAALAAALTGCESASPAGAGGSSDDAKAPVVSGHKPRGKDVIDVVADCGAKGDGRTDDSRAFARAYARAAGRVWDHVGRTVIDIPAGTYLIKQPHALLDAPGGKLKANGLRFRGAGKRMTQLIFAPSHAEDAYLCRNEDSWANVMFEQMAFAAGTPGASFFYSYSTGQAQDYRFTACEWTGEWTYGLALDGSNTNSEMRWDACRVGGAYRKAFLYSGLSEKSADRPQQDQFLNYWFNDMKVEYAWGNFLEFPYGGSITCRGGSYIVTGRRPEDTDDYGRTSTFFRFPRGPHHDSVQRFHAEDIRFEVRDPDTVVIDCAWDSGTVHFNDCDDTAHAFKSFAADTSPHRYRIGARGPLVRYDSCQLSGRHHYERDGEDTGPRARYDMCLLRNHAPQDFIDGAGDRVKFVDCLGS; from the coding sequence ATGGCAGGCAGGATCTCTCCGTCAAACGGTGCCGCCACCCGCCGGACGGTCGTGGCGGGGGCGGCGGCCGCCCTCGCGGCGGCGCTCACCGGGTGCGAGTCCGCGTCGCCCGCCGGAGCCGGCGGGTCGTCCGACGACGCGAAGGCTCCGGTGGTCTCCGGGCACAAGCCCAGGGGCAAGGACGTCATCGACGTGGTGGCGGACTGCGGCGCCAAGGGGGACGGCCGGACCGACGACAGCCGCGCGTTCGCCCGCGCCTACGCCCGCGCCGCCGGCCGGGTGTGGGACCACGTGGGCCGCACGGTGATCGACATACCGGCCGGCACGTACCTCATCAAGCAGCCGCACGCCCTGCTCGACGCTCCCGGCGGAAAGCTCAAGGCGAACGGACTGCGGTTCCGCGGGGCCGGGAAGCGGATGACTCAGCTGATCTTCGCCCCGTCCCACGCCGAGGACGCCTACCTGTGCCGCAACGAGGACAGCTGGGCGAATGTGATGTTCGAGCAGATGGCCTTCGCGGCGGGCACGCCCGGCGCCTCGTTCTTCTACTCGTACTCGACCGGTCAGGCGCAGGACTACCGCTTCACCGCGTGCGAGTGGACCGGCGAGTGGACGTACGGGCTCGCCCTGGACGGCAGCAACACCAACTCGGAGATGCGTTGGGACGCCTGCCGGGTCGGCGGGGCGTACCGCAAGGCGTTCCTGTACTCGGGGCTGTCGGAGAAGTCCGCCGACCGGCCGCAGCAGGACCAGTTCCTCAACTACTGGTTCAACGACATGAAGGTCGAATACGCCTGGGGGAACTTCCTGGAGTTCCCCTACGGGGGTTCCATCACCTGCCGCGGGGGTTCGTACATCGTCACCGGCCGGCGCCCGGAGGACACCGATGACTACGGGCGCACCAGCACCTTCTTCCGCTTCCCGCGCGGTCCGCACCACGACTCCGTACAGCGTTTCCACGCCGAGGACATCCGCTTCGAGGTGCGCGACCCGGACACCGTGGTGATCGACTGTGCCTGGGACAGCGGAACGGTGCACTTCAACGACTGCGACGACACCGCGCACGCGTTCAAGTCGTTCGCGGCGGACACCAGTCCGCACCGCTACCGCATAGGGGCCCGGGGACCGCTGGTGCGCTACGACTCGTGTCAGCTGTCCGGGCGGCACCACTACGAGAGGGACGGTGAGGACACCGGCCCGCGCGCCCGCTACGACATGTGCCTGCTGCGCAATCATGCCCCGCAGGACTTCATCGACGGGGCGGGCGACCGGGTGAAGTTCGTCGACTGTCTGGGGTCCTGA
- a CDS encoding M28 family peptidase codes for MVLRRLMVAGVSLVATLGAAGLTTAPIATAAPQAAPAPGPVVRAISAPTADAPDVDVTKVQAHLTELNAIASRNGGTRKSSGQGYRDSVAYVKNKLQAAGYTVTEQPCTSGCASGAGPNLIAEWPQGDTAKVYMFGSHLDSVGAGPGINDNGSGSAALLETALTLAEHHPAMAARVRFGWWTDEEQGLNGSDFYVNSLSSAERTRIKAYYNFDMIASTNGGYFINHLTSAAAQPMKAYWDSLGLQPEENTEGAGRSDDYSFEQAGIPTSGYAMGAGARKTTAQAAKWGGTANRAYDSCYHQSCDTTSNINSTGLNRSVDGIASTLWKLAVTDSAPANDFSLSASPAAGTVDPGTSATTTIATATTSGSAQSVQLSASGAPAGVTVSFSPGSVTSGNSSTMTVATAAGTAPGSYPLTVTGTGSVSHTATYTLTVRGTGGCSGQQLLTNGGFETGTSPWTGDTGAIGSHAGQSAHGGSRFAWLGGYGYSATDTITQTVTVPAGCARATLTYWLHIDTDETDRVAYDTFKVKAGGTTLTTLSNTDAASGYVQRTLDLTPYIGQRIDLTFTATEDSGLQTSFVLDDAALQVS; via the coding sequence ATGGTGCTACGAAGACTCATGGTGGCCGGCGTATCCCTCGTCGCCACCCTCGGAGCAGCGGGACTGACCACAGCGCCCATAGCCACGGCCGCGCCCCAGGCGGCCCCGGCGCCCGGCCCCGTCGTACGCGCGATATCGGCGCCCACCGCCGACGCCCCGGACGTCGATGTGACCAAGGTCCAGGCGCATCTGACCGAACTGAACGCCATCGCGAGCCGCAACGGAGGCACCCGCAAATCCAGCGGACAGGGCTACCGGGACTCCGTCGCCTACGTCAAGAACAAGCTTCAGGCAGCCGGATACACCGTCACCGAGCAGCCCTGCACCAGCGGCTGCGCCAGCGGAGCCGGACCGAACCTGATCGCCGAGTGGCCGCAGGGCGACACCGCCAAGGTCTACATGTTCGGCTCGCACCTCGACAGCGTCGGAGCCGGCCCGGGCATCAACGACAACGGCTCCGGCTCGGCGGCCCTGCTGGAGACGGCCCTCACCCTCGCCGAGCACCACCCCGCCATGGCGGCCCGCGTCCGGTTCGGCTGGTGGACGGACGAGGAACAGGGCCTCAACGGCTCGGACTTCTACGTCAACTCCCTGTCGTCCGCCGAGCGCACGAGGATCAAGGCGTACTACAACTTCGACATGATCGCCTCGACCAACGGCGGCTACTTCATCAACCACCTCACCTCCGCCGCGGCCCAGCCCATGAAGGCGTACTGGGACTCGCTCGGCCTCCAGCCGGAGGAGAACACCGAGGGTGCCGGCCGCTCGGACGACTACTCCTTCGAGCAGGCCGGCATCCCGACCTCCGGATACGCCATGGGCGCCGGTGCCCGGAAGACCACGGCGCAGGCGGCGAAGTGGGGCGGCACCGCGAACCGTGCGTACGACTCCTGCTACCACCAGTCCTGTGACACCACCAGCAACATCAACAGCACCGGACTCAACCGCAGCGTCGACGGCATCGCCTCCACCCTGTGGAAGCTCGCCGTCACCGACTCCGCACCGGCCAACGACTTCTCGCTGAGCGCCAGTCCCGCCGCCGGCACCGTCGACCCGGGCACCTCGGCCACCACCACCATCGCCACGGCCACCACCAGCGGGTCCGCTCAATCCGTACAGCTGTCGGCGTCCGGCGCCCCGGCGGGCGTGACGGTCTCCTTCAGCCCCGGCTCGGTGACCTCCGGCAACAGCTCGACCATGACGGTCGCCACGGCCGCGGGCACGGCCCCCGGCAGCTACCCGCTCACCGTCACCGGCACCGGGTCCGTCTCCCACACCGCCACCTACACCCTGACGGTCCGGGGCACCGGCGGCTGCAGCGGTCAGCAGCTGCTCACCAACGGCGGTTTCGAGACCGGCACCTCGCCCTGGACCGGTGACACCGGCGCCATCGGCTCCCACGCCGGCCAGTCGGCGCACGGCGGCAGCAGATTCGCCTGGCTCGGCGGCTACGGCTACTCCGCCACCGACACGATCACCCAGACCGTGACCGTGCCCGCCGGCTGCGCCAGGGCCACCTTGACCTACTGGCTGCACATCGACACGGACGAGACGGACCGCGTCGCGTACGACACCTTCAAGGTCAAGGCGGGCGGCACCACGCTGACCACCCTGTCCAACACCGACGCGGCGAGCGGCTACGTCCAGCGCACCCTCGACCTGACCCCCTACATCGGACAGCGCATCGACCTGACCTTCACCGCCACCGAGGACTCCGGTCTGCAGACCAGTTTCGTCCTCGACGACGCGGCCCTGCAGGTGAGTTGA
- a CDS encoding MFS transporter, with product MPVRPRAATSGPLRMREFRLLLAGAAAGQLGAQVTLVALPLVAVLQLHAPAFQVGLLTAAETAAFLLVGLPSGAWVDRMRKLPLLIRADVVRAVAMASIPLAAVTGVLTMAQLYVVALITGVATVFFDVAHQSFLPQLLPKEQLVAGNGALETIRSSAQVAGPGIGGGLVQLLGAPLAIVADATGYALSALFLRRIKRPESRPQPVPGASLRKEVGEGLRFVFGHPLLRVIATATGLANLFSAVLMATQAVFLVRVLGLAPGAVGLVLSAAAIGGLAGALCAGPLAARLGGARLIWLSALVTGPFAVLWPLSGRGAGALLFALGSGVVFFGAVVYNVAQVSFRQTLCPPRLLGRMNATLRFVMWGTLPLGALAGGALADAYGARVALVWCAAGFLVVPLPLLLSPLRRMRELPDSPHDSGTGTDPEQDPDTAVDGATPSGAAHPDGDAALPAGR from the coding sequence ATGCCCGTCAGACCCCGCGCCGCGACCAGCGGCCCGCTGCGCATGCGCGAATTCCGCCTCCTGCTCGCCGGAGCCGCCGCCGGACAGCTCGGCGCCCAGGTGACCCTGGTCGCCCTGCCCCTCGTGGCGGTCCTCCAGCTGCACGCCCCCGCCTTTCAGGTGGGTCTGCTCACCGCCGCCGAGACCGCCGCGTTCCTGCTGGTCGGGCTGCCCTCGGGGGCCTGGGTCGACCGCATGCGGAAGCTGCCGCTGCTGATCCGCGCCGATGTGGTGCGGGCCGTGGCGATGGCGAGCATCCCGCTGGCCGCCGTCACGGGTGTCCTGACCATGGCCCAGCTGTACGTCGTCGCCCTGATCACCGGCGTGGCCACGGTCTTCTTCGACGTGGCACACCAGAGCTTCCTGCCGCAGCTGCTGCCGAAGGAGCAACTGGTCGCCGGCAACGGGGCGCTGGAGACGATCCGTTCCTCGGCGCAGGTCGCGGGCCCCGGCATCGGCGGCGGGCTGGTGCAGCTGCTGGGGGCGCCGCTGGCCATCGTGGCGGACGCGACCGGCTATGCCCTGTCCGCGCTGTTCCTCCGGCGGATCAAACGGCCGGAGAGCCGCCCGCAGCCCGTACCGGGAGCGTCGCTGCGCAAGGAGGTAGGCGAGGGCCTGCGCTTCGTGTTCGGCCACCCCCTGCTGCGGGTGATCGCCACCGCCACGGGCCTGGCGAACCTCTTCAGCGCCGTTCTGATGGCCACTCAGGCCGTTTTCCTGGTACGGGTGCTGGGGCTGGCCCCCGGCGCGGTCGGTCTGGTGCTGTCCGCCGCCGCGATCGGCGGTCTGGCGGGCGCGCTGTGCGCCGGCCCGCTCGCCGCACGGCTCGGCGGGGCGCGGCTCATCTGGCTGTCCGCGCTGGTCACGGGCCCCTTCGCGGTGCTGTGGCCGCTGTCCGGGCGGGGCGCGGGCGCACTGCTCTTCGCGCTCGGCTCCGGTGTGGTCTTCTTCGGGGCGGTCGTCTACAACGTCGCCCAGGTGAGCTTCCGGCAGACCCTGTGCCCGCCCCGGCTGCTGGGCCGGATGAACGCCACCCTGCGGTTCGTGATGTGGGGCACCCTGCCCCTCGGAGCGCTCGCCGGCGGGGCGCTGGCCGACGCGTACGGGGCCCGTGTGGCGCTGGTGTGGTGTGCGGCCGGATTCCTCGTCGTACCGCTGCCGCTGCTGCTCTCCCCGCTGCGCCGGATGCGTGAACTGCCGGACTCCCCGCACGACTCGGGGACCGGTACGGACCCGGAGCAGGACCCGGACACCGCCGTGGACGGGGCGACGCCCTCCGGTGCGGCGCATCCCGACGGGGACGCCGCGCTGCCGGCGGGCCGGTGA
- a CDS encoding non-ribosomal peptide synthetase: protein MLSITSQYLARFRRLHDDGGAPDVLPVTGAQRRFVLVRSMDPAGRPDLVPMFFSFPRGTVDLRRLASAARHLAALHPVLRARPDVLRGTPVLRLARPDVPVVRVAPAAGESAATAVRRVLRDWSPEGAPLRLFLVPDGPDEAPEGPGTAPDGPDGPREVLAVVLEHTACDGQSLARLVEELGAAYAAGHGADEPSPNDVAAELDAYREAVLLQLDAEERAGSPAALAYWGDRLRAVRERAAVPPQQPARPAAGASGTLPSGSAEARIPAPDTGTSFPQLLDACRAAATVLHGTAHVLPLGYPWGGRPPGAAPVLGCFLNTVVFPTATGTAPASPEETAGAWWDDLDHAAAPFDTVVHAARTAGSAWTGRLDGLLTVDDARRRPALRLGGVPGREIHIDGRPVRGPFAVSVTQGPELALRMVWDRAVHSDGTAGDAFAALTDALRSPARTSG from the coding sequence GTGCTCAGCATCACGAGCCAGTACCTGGCCCGTTTCCGCCGGCTCCACGACGACGGCGGCGCACCGGACGTGCTGCCCGTCACCGGAGCTCAGCGTCGCTTCGTGCTGGTGCGGTCCATGGACCCGGCCGGGCGGCCGGACCTCGTGCCGATGTTCTTCTCCTTCCCGCGCGGGACGGTGGACCTCCGGCGCCTCGCCTCGGCCGCCCGGCACCTCGCGGCACTCCACCCCGTCCTGCGCGCCCGGCCCGACGTGCTGCGGGGCACCCCGGTGCTCCGCCTGGCCCGGCCGGACGTACCGGTGGTGCGGGTCGCGCCGGCGGCCGGGGAGAGCGCGGCGACGGCCGTGCGGCGGGTGCTGCGCGACTGGAGCCCGGAGGGGGCGCCGCTCCGGCTGTTCCTGGTCCCCGACGGGCCGGACGAGGCACCGGAAGGACCCGGCACCGCGCCTGACGGGCCCGACGGCCCGCGGGAGGTGCTCGCCGTCGTACTGGAGCACACCGCGTGCGACGGCCAGTCGCTGGCCCGGCTCGTGGAGGAGCTGGGCGCCGCCTACGCCGCGGGGCACGGGGCTGACGAGCCGTCACCCAACGATGTCGCCGCCGAACTCGACGCCTACCGGGAGGCCGTGCTGCTCCAGCTGGACGCGGAGGAGCGGGCCGGCTCGCCGGCGGCGCTGGCGTACTGGGGCGACCGGCTCCGCGCGGTCCGTGAGCGGGCCGCCGTGCCCCCGCAGCAGCCGGCGCGGCCGGCGGCCGGCGCTTCCGGCACGCTGCCGAGCGGCTCGGCCGAGGCGCGGATCCCCGCGCCGGACACCGGGACGTCCTTCCCTCAGCTGCTCGACGCCTGCCGCGCCGCCGCGACGGTGCTCCACGGCACGGCCCATGTGCTGCCGCTCGGTTATCCGTGGGGCGGCCGCCCGCCCGGCGCCGCGCCGGTCCTGGGCTGCTTCCTGAACACCGTGGTCTTCCCCACCGCGACCGGGACGGCCCCCGCGTCGCCCGAGGAGACCGCCGGCGCCTGGTGGGACGACCTGGACCACGCGGCCGCGCCTTTCGACACGGTGGTGCACGCGGCGCGGACCGCGGGCTCCGCCTGGACCGGGCGGCTCGACGGGCTGCTGACCGTGGACGACGCCCGGCGACGTCCCGCGCTCCGCCTGGGCGGCGTGCCGGGCCGGGAGATCCACATTGACGGCAGGCCGGTGCGCGGCCCGTTCGCGGTGTCCGTCACCCAGGGCCCGGAACTGGCGCTGCGCATGGTGTGGGACCGCGCGGTGCACTCCGACGGCACCGCCGGGGACGCCTTCGCCGCGCTCACCGACGCCCTGCGTTCCCCGGCCCGCACCAGCGGCTGA